The genomic DNA AACCGGACATTTGGGTTTGAGAATGCCAGCTTTTTCTGAGGCGATCGCGGCGAGGGTATTTCCCAATCGTTGCCAGTGTTCCCAACTAATGGAAGTAATCACTGTTGCGAGGGGATGGGCACAGACGTTGGTGGCATCCAGCCGACCTCCCAACCCCACTTCTATAACCGCCACATCTACCTTTTCGCTAGCAAAATACAACCAAGCTGCTGCCGTTAGCACTTCAAATTGGGTAGGAGATTCCCCATCGGCAGGAATTGCTGCTTCTACCCGAGAGAGCATTTGCTGTAATTGCGATTCGGAAATGGGTTGTTCGTTGAGGCAGATCCGTTCGGTCCAATCGAGCAAATGCGGGGAAATGTAGCGTCCGACTCGATAGCCAGCAGCGGTTAAAACCGCCGAGAGGTAGGCACAAACCGAGCCTTTGCCGTTGCTACCAGCCACGTGAATAATGGGAACCTGCTGCTGGGGGTTTCCCAGTGCCGCCAGCAAGTGTTGGATTCTTTCCAAGCCGAGATGAATCCCAAAGCGTTCGAATTTTTGCAGGATAGCGTCAATCGTCATGGAGGAGAAAAAACCATCGGTCGGTATCTATTGCCTAACCAATATACTCCATTGACGCCCCTGTGGATGCTTCCAGTCTGAGTGCGGATGTGCGATCGCTTTTCGATAACCCAAAAAATTTAAATCCCACACCAAACGGGTATCGATTGGTATGGGACAAAGTGTTTCGGAATTGTTTATATAGTTAAAAATGGCATGAAACTAGCTTTAACAAGCTCCTTCTTTGGTCAAGACGACGCCAATCGTTTTCAAGATTAACTTCAGATCGTAGGCGAGCGACCATTTTTTCTGATAGTTCAAATCCATTTTGACAATGTCGTTGAAGTTGGTTACTTGAGAGCGACCGTTGACTTGCCACTCGCCAGTAATTCCTGGTTTAACCTCCAAACGCTGCCAGTGAAAATGGCTGTATTTACTGACTTCATCTAAAGTTGGCGGCCGGGTACCCACCAGACTCATGTCTCCTTTTAAAACATTCCAAAACTGAGGAAACTCATCGAGGCTGGTTTTGCGGAGAATTTTACCCGCCGGTGTTATGCGGGGGTCTTCGTTGTTTTTAAAGATGTGCCCGTTGGCTTGGTTTTGCACTTTATGTTTGAGCTGGTCGGCGTTGACCACCATGGAACGAAATTTCCAAATACGGAAGGGCTTGCCTCGCCAACCGCAGCGCATTTGCGAGTAGAAGATGGGACCCGGACTGTATATCTGGATGGCGATCGCAATGGGGATTAAGGCGATCGCAGTTAGCGTTAAGCCGACTAAAGCACCGACGATATCGATGGCACGTTTGGCAGGGCTAAGTACAGCTGGGTGGATCGACCGCTGGTGGGATGGTGCGGACAACCACTGTTGGCTGTTGAGGGATACATCATTGCCCATAGAAGCTGGAACTTTAGAGGTAGTAATCACGGAAAATCTCCGATACGTTTGCAAGCCCTGTCGCTTTTAGCGCCGGGAGGAAAAACGAACGGCGACTAAAGTTGCCTTCCCCACGCCCACTGAGAGCGAAAAGAGGTGCAGTTTCCGCTCTTTCGGTGTTAGAGCCGGAATCGCCTCCCCGGCACAGCGTTATGTTTTTCTTGCCCATGTTTTTAGGGCTGGTCGAGCTAACGGCATGGCCTTCCCCCTGGTAGGGCGGTTGAACCGTTAACGGCAGGGCAACAAACACCGAAAGTATTTGTAGGTGCCATGACCCTAAAAACGTAGCCCCCAAAGGGCGAAGGGCTGGTCAGCTCCCTGAAGCTGGAGGCATGAAGCCCCAGTACTTCAGCCGGGGGTGCTGACGGCTTTCGGCAGGTTTTCCTTTCACGTACTGTCTTTTCCCTGTACTATACCCAATGGCTGCCCCTACTGTGGGGTCTCACCGGCAAGGTTTGCAAAAACTTTAAAAAAGATTGCGACTTCGTAAAATTCTCCTAATCCTTACAAGGGATTTGGTATATTTCCTTACTTTCACCACCGGCCATCGCTATCCGGGGAAATACTTAAAATTGGGCACGAGATGTGGGATAGAAATTTCCCTTGGGACTAACAATTTCAGGGATTATACGTAGGAATGCCAAAATCCAAACAACCCACCTTGTCCCTAAATTCTGGAAGCAAGTTGCTAGAACTTTGCTAGCCACCAACCCCCCAAACGCGATCGCTATAACCTCTTAGAAAAAGCATTTACCTCAGTTGCACTCTTGTTTTCCCACCTTTTGAAGAATATTACTGTTTTGCGATTGACGAATAAAAGCCTCTTTGATTTCTAGATACCTATTTTTCCGATACTTCAGAATATATCTGAGCGGGCAAAGGCTCTTGTAGCTTTTGATAGCTATTTTTAATTGCTGAATGGAAATATTTTCTCCACAGCGTTGCTACTTGTAAATTCAGGCGGTAGGTACCTTCCTCGCGATCGCGCTCAAACAGAGGCAAATCGCGCACCTGTAGCTGTTGCAGAGTTTCGCGGGAAGCCGGCGTCAACCAAAGCTCGTCCTCACCATCGGGAAACAAACCATCCGGCCAGCGATTTTCCAACAAACGTTCCAAGCGATCGCCCACCGCCACCACAGGAATTCCCCGCTGTTGCAGCCACTGAAAAATTTGCGATTGGGTCAAGCAACTCTTTGGCACCCGATCGAGAGAAGCGCGAGTCAAAACATCCAGCAACTCCCAAAGCAAGAAATAATCGCTATACTGAGCCTTTCCCCGCGGCAGCAACTGCGGGTACAAAGGAACAGCCGCCAACCCACAAGCAATTCGCGTCTGGGTCGCTTGTTTGCCCTCCCCATACACATCCTGAACAATCGTTGCATTGGGCAACTTCTGCCGCAGCCAACGTCCAATCGCCTCATAAGAGGCATTTCCCCCCGTACAAATAGCATGGCGTACCGATTGCACCGCAATCCCCGTCTCGCTAAACAAAGCATTCAGTTCCCGGTTGAGCTGCTGTACAAAAGGCACCAGCACTCGACTTTCCAAATCCCGGCGTTGAATTTGACGGCAATAGTTGCCAATTTGTAGCCAATAGCTATCTTGATTGTTCGGTTCTAGCAAAACTTTTTTCAGATCGCTAGCAATATCCAGCAACATTATCCCCAAATGGGAACTGCGTAGTGCCATGGTCAGGCGATCGCGTGGGCAACGTTCTGGCAATCCCGGTTTTGGTCTAGCTTCTGGCGGAATCGTCAGTTCCGTACTTTCCCAATAGCTCCCATCAAGCAAAACTTGCAACACCGTATCTTGGTCGAGGGCGCACCCTCCATACGTAAAATTACGGAAATAGAACCGATCGTGAGTTAGATCTGCATAATTTTCCGGTAGCGATACCAAAGCCAACTCCGTTGCCGAAGCCCCCGAATGGACCACCAGGGTCACACCACTACTAGGTAAGGGCGCTGTACGCTGGGATAACGTCGATGCTGGGGAAACCTTTGGTGTGGCTGTTGCGCTTCCCTGAGGGAACTGGCTAGCCAAAATCGCCACCGTATCCTCCACCAAAAAGATTTGTTGGGGATGCTCAACCAAACCAGCTCCTAGCAAAACCTCGCGCAAGTGAAAACCATAAGCATCGGAAATGCCACCGGGCATGCCCACCACCACACCCGCCAACTGCGACCATGCTTGCTGATAATCCGCCTCATCCAGCCCCACTGCTTTCCCCGAAGCTTGTACCGTAGCCAACCATTGACCGAACCATTGAGTGAGTTCTGCTACGATTTGTTCCAGGGAAAAAGCAATTTCCGAGGACCACTGCCACTGAAGTTCCCAAATGGTATCCGAATATCCCCCTAAACTGGCAGCAAACAAGCGTTTAAATTCCTGCAGCCAGCGATCTTGGGCGCTATCAGCCAGCCGTTCGTCGCCATTGGTGTGGCACTTGCCTGCAAATCGGTAGCATGGGGAACCGTTTGATTCTAGGTATATAGGGTGGAATGACCCCGTTTCCCGATGCAAAAACGTAGCAGATAAGCCCGTAGTTCCCCAATCCAAACCTAAATACCAGGTGGAAGAAGATGTTGGCGTTTTCACTGGATTGAATACCAGTGTTTCTCCCACCCGACTGGCGGTACAATCTGCCACAGGCGTTCCTGGTTCTAAATGCGGTTGTTTTCCCAATGCCATCCACCACTGCTTGTATGCGTCTGTTTCTAGTTCGGTTTTTTTTTGCCACTGCCGCGATCGCGATTTTCTGAAAAAAACGAATCGTTCGTACCATTAGAGGTAGATGTGGATTCGCTATCGGCTTCGGCAGCTGCTTCCAAATCAGCAAACAAATCCCGATCGGCTGCCGAGGGAGTCGGTGTTTCGGTGGTTGTGCTTTCCCAACCCCACCATTGCGGTTCTGTTTCGACGATCTTACTCTCTGGTGGTGTGGCAGCACTGAGTTCCGCGAGTAAATCCTCCTCTTCTGCTTCGGTGGCGTTGCTGGTTTCGGCATCGCCAAACCAATCGCTGCTGTTGGCTGCTTCTTCGCTGGCATCGGTTGTGGGGTCAGCCAGGGGTTTGCCCCCAGGCGTGGCTCTGGTATTGAGAAACACTGTTCCCTCTTCCTCATCGTCGTCATCTTCCTCTAGAGAAGGGTTGACTGGGGGAACTTCTGGCTCGCGATCGCTGCTAGAAGATTCGCTTCTAGGTACAAATTGAATGCGGGTAGCTTCTTCCCAGTCTTCTTCGCTGGCAATCGGGGTGGCACTTTCCAAGTTGGATAGATCTTGCTGTAGGCGCTGTAACGTTGTATCGCCCAAAGACAAATCCGGCGGTCCTTCTTCTTCCATCCCCGATTGGGGCAGCAAGTTTTCCTCGGGAAAGCAGCGAACGTATTCGTCGCTCTCCCCGTTTTGCTCTCCTTCCCGCCACCGCCAATCCGAAGCTCCGTGGGAGGCATACGAGTCCCTACGTTGGGGATTTTGGGCGCTATCGCCCCGTTGCCAAGGCAGGATAGAATGTTCCAGTTCCGCTACCAACTCATCCAGGGAAGCAATGTTTTCCAACCATTGCCCTGCCGGTTTTTCCTGGGATTCCGACTCGCTGGCACTGGCTTCAAAATCTTCTGGGGTTTCTTCGTTGTAAATGGTTTCCGGTTCTTGAATTTCATCAACGGTTTCTAGGGATTGGGAGGCAGTTTGGAAAAACTCTGCCGCTTCTTCCCAAGCACTATCGGTGGGAATTTCGCTGGTGGATTCGAGAGACATGGAAGCCGCTTGAAAGAAATC from Geitlerinema sp. PCC 9228 includes the following:
- a CDS encoding sugar transferase; this translates as MGNDVSLNSQQWLSAPSHQRSIHPAVLSPAKRAIDIVGALVGLTLTAIALIPIAIAIQIYSPGPIFYSQMRCGWRGKPFRIWKFRSMVVNADQLKHKVQNQANGHIFKNNEDPRITPAGKILRKTSLDEFPQFWNVLKGDMSLVGTRPPTLDEVSKYSHFHWQRLEVKPGITGEWQVNGRSQVTNFNDIVKMDLNYQKKWSLAYDLKLILKTIGVVLTKEGAC